Within Burkholderia contaminans, the genomic segment GCGTCAGTTGCGTCAGCACGGCTACACGGTCGACTGGCGCGAGCTGCGTGCTTGCGACAACGGCGCCCCGACGATCCGCAAGCGCTTGTTCCTTGTGGCGCGGCGCGACGGATTGCCGATCGTCTTTCCCGAGCCGACTCACGGCGAGCCGACGTCGCGTGAAGTCCTCGCTGGCATGCTCGCACCATACCGCACTGCCGCTGAATGCATCGACTTCAGCGTGCAGTCCAACAGTATCTTTGGCCGCAAGAAGCCGTTGGTGACGAACACCGAGCGCCGCGTCGCCAAAGGCATGTGGAAACATGTCCTCGCAAATGCGTCGCCGTTTATCGTGCCGACGGAACAGGGGAACGACGGTGATCTCTCAACCATGGCCACGCCGTTCGTTACCGAGCATGCGAATGCCAGCAATCAGCGAACGATGCGTGCGGATGAGCCGCTGCGGACCATCTGTGCAGAGGTAAAGGGCGGCCACTTCTCTGTAGTAGCGCCCACCCTCGTGCAACTGCGCGGAACTAGCGAGGCGCACCTCGGCGCGCGTAGTGTCGAGCAGCCCGTCTCGACAGTGACCGCGAGCGGCACCCATCACGCCCTGGCCAGTGCCCATCTGATCACGGTTGGCTATGGCGAGCGGGAAGGCCAGGAGCCTCGCACCCAGTCGATCGAGCAGCCCCTCGGGACGGCGGTCGCCGGCGGCGTGAAGCAGGCGATCGTCGCAGCGCATATCACGAAGTTCCGCACTGGAAGCTCGGGCGCCGCGATGAACGAGCCGATGCCCACCGTGACAGCGAACAGCTTCCAAAAGCGGCCTGGAGGCGCCGCCCCGCTCGGCATGGTTGCAGCGCACCTTATGCACGTCACCCACCACGGTGATCGACCGGGTACTACGCCTGCAATGCCGCTTCCGACGATCACCGGTGCGAATCGAGGCGAGCAGGCCCTTTCGGCGGCATTCTTCGAGCAAGCAAATGGTGGATTCTGGGAGGATAACGATGGTCGGTCGGCGGACGCGCCGCTGTCGACGATCGCATCGAAGGGAGCGAACCAACGGCTCGTTACTGCGTACCTTGTGAAGTACTACAGCTCGGGCGGCCAATGGCAAGATCTCGGCGAGCCGATGCATACCCTTCCGACCAAGGGACGAATGGGGCTCGTCCAGGCTACGCAAGTTTCCGCGGATTGCCTCTCGCCCGAGCACCGCGAAAACGCTCGGCTGTGCGCCGAGTTGCTCCGCGCGCACTTGCCTGATGAGTTCCCTGAGCCCGCCGAAATGATAATGATGTTCCACTCGGGTTCGTGGTGGGTCCTCGTTGACATAACTCTTAGAATGCTTAGGGCTCCTGAATTATATAGGGCTCAATCGTTTCCGAAGGACTACATTATTCATGAGATACCAGATCCGAAGCTTCTTTTCAAGGACGGTGTCCAAGTGCCTGGTGATCCCCGTCTGCTTCCGCGCGTTCCGTTGACCGCAACCGCGCAAATTCGGATGTGCGGTAACAGCGTTTCCCCGGTGCAGGCCGAAGCACTGATCCGGGCAAACTTCGCCCATGAGAAGCAACTCGCGTACGCTGCGGCGTAACCTAGGAGCAAAAATGACGATCGTCAACAATGGCAGCATTCAGGTTCTGAAGGACGAGCTAACGCGGCTGCTTGACAGCTGGACAGCTACGATGAACGAGGAGCAGGCAAAATGCCGCGTCGACTCTGTCGGCATCGCCGCCGGAATCGGTGGATGCATTCACGGTCTCCGTGTCGTTCTCCGCGCCCTATCCGTCCAACACCACGACGACGGTCCGGCCGGCGGGGCACTTGAATGCCTAACGGACGTCGTCAGCCACCACCCCAACATCGTCGCAGGCTTCGCCGCTCAGCGACTTGCAGCCGAGGCGGCAAAAGACAACGACACCTTCGCCTACTGGAATCACGAGATCAACGTCGCGGACAGTATGAAGTCACAGGCCGAGCGAGCACTGGCATCGATTCCGCAGCCGGGAGCCACTACTGGCAGCCAGCCGGCGGCATGGTTTGTCGACGGTCTCACCAGTACCAACGAGCGCGCCCCAAGTGTATGGATCCGCCGAGAGAACGCTGAGGCGGCCGCGTCCGCACTCTACAAGGCCTCCATCGAACCGCTCGTGCGGCGTGCCGCTCGTTCCGAGCGGATCGGTAAGTTGCCCGCAGATCTGATTCAACGGTGCTGCGAACTTGTAGAGCTGTCCGAGACTGCCAGGTCTCCTCAGGTCGCCCTGCGCGCCCTAGCGGCAACGTACAGCCTCGAAATCTCTGCACATGACAGACGAAACATGGCGGTTTCGCAAACTCACACCGAGGCGATGCGAGCGCTGATCGAGGCCAACTCAAGTGTGAAGTAGTCTGGGTGGTCATTGCCAGGGTGCCGAACGACGCGTTCGTCGCCCGTCTGCAGTCACTTTCGGCGGACTTGCATCGCCGGCCGCATGCGTTACTTTTTACCTAGCCCGGCCGTTATGCGCGTCTTTGATCGGGCGGGCCCACTGCAGCGAAGACCCACCGCATAATGTCGGTCGGGCCGCTCGCCGGCCGTCAAACGATAAACGATCCGACAAACGGATCACGAGTGCGCAGAGGGCGCAGGAGCATCAACATGAAGCATTCGACCCACATCACCATCCGTGTCGCGCGGCCCCTGGATTGCACCGGCCTCACCGCCGAGCGTGTCGCCCAAGACTTTCTCGCGACGCATGCCACCCGCAGCTGGACCTACGACGTCGCCGATGAGTGGATTTCCGTCGGCGAGCGCCGGCCGACGAAGGAAGACGCCGATGCGCACGGGAACGTGCAGGCCTGGAACGCGGAAGGCTACGGCGCGATCGTCGGCTTCGACTACGTCTCCCCGAGCTTCTCTGAGTACACCCATTGGAAAGCGATGCCCGCCGGCCCTACGGGGCAGGACGCCTGCTGACCTCTGAGCCACGCGTGCGCCCGGGCCGGCGACGCGCCCGGCGGCGCGGGATTGTTCGGACCGCCTACCCTGTACCGGGAACTCCCTCCGGTGCCGAGGGACACGATCTCGTGGGCATCTCGGATTGAAGGAATCACCCAAACCTGCCGATATTCCGACTAACCGAATTGACGTGGAACACCAGATGCTTACCCAAACGATCCCGCCCGCCCTCGCCGCCGAAATCGCCCCCCTGATACTCGGGCTCATGATGCTACTTCGGCCGGCTCTGCCTCCTGAGTTCGCGACCGTAGCGATACGCGCGTCCAACTCGGAGGCCCGGCGATGAAGCGGCTTTTCGCATGCGGTCATAAGGGGCAGGGCAAGTTCTGTCACCGTTGCTCTAACGAGGAGAAGGCCGTCCTCGCCGCGCAGGCCGCGGCCGAGCAGCGAGATGCGCAGAAAGCCGCATCCGCAGCCCCACCGCGCCGCCGGAAGGAACGCCCGGAAAAGGATCCAAGCGAGTTGGAGCGATTGCGCGCGTTGAAGCTCGCAGCAGATCGCGCCGAGATCGACCTTAGCGCGGCTGAATCCCTCCCAGCTGTCATGGAGCGCGCGCTGCATGTGTTGTCCGAGCTCAAGGCCGGAGCCCACCCTCAGTCGCTCGGCGGCAAGAAGCTTGCAACTCGTAGAGGATACTTTTCAGTGCCGGTCGGACTGTGTCACCGAATTTTCGTCGAGGCGACGTCGCTTCGCCCGACTCAGTTCGTCACCCACGAAACCTACAATAGGTTCGTATAACCATGCGGACGATCCAGTACGTCGACCTGTTGGGTGATACCGTGACCGAGCACGTCAGCGAGGCCCGACGGAAGCCCACCGAGCCGAAGGGATTCGCAGGGCAACCCGGCCGTGGACCAGCCGGC encodes:
- a CDS encoding DNA cytosine methyltransferase, which encodes MKHDLLTRALDLGSELIVDNFAGGGGTSTGLEAAFGRPVDIAINHDPEALAMHALNHPYTKHLCESVWDVDPIKVTGNRPVGLVWLSPDCKHFSKAKGGTPVAKHIRGLAWVGLRWVALTKPRVLMLENVEEFQQLGPLIIMPDGTSRPDPKRKGKTFESFVRQLRQHGYTVDWRELRACDNGAPTIRKRLFLVARRDGLPIVFPEPTHGEPTSREVLAGMLAPYRTAAECIDFSVQSNSIFGRKKPLVTNTERRVAKGMWKHVLANASPFIVPTEQGNDGDLSTMATPFVTEHANASNQRTMRADEPLRTICAEVKGGHFSVVAPTLVQLRGTSEAHLGARSVEQPVSTVTASGTHHALASAHLITVGYGEREGQEPRTQSIEQPLGTAVAGGVKQAIVAAHITKFRTGSSGAAMNEPMPTVTANSFQKRPGGAAPLGMVAAHLMHVTHHGDRPGTTPAMPLPTITGANRGEQALSAAFFEQANGGFWEDNDGRSADAPLSTIASKGANQRLVTAYLVKYYSSGGQWQDLGEPMHTLPTKGRMGLVQATQVSADCLSPEHRENARLCAELLRAHLPDEFPEPAEMIMMFHSGSWWVLVDITLRMLRAPELYRAQSFPKDYIIHEIPDPKLLFKDGVQVPGDPRLLPRVPLTATAQIRMCGNSVSPVQAEALIRANFAHEKQLAYAAA
- a CDS encoding DUF7682 family zinc-binding protein translates to MKRLFACGHKGQGKFCHRCSNEEKAVLAAQAAAEQRDAQKAASAAPPRRRKERPEKDPSELERLRALKLAADRAEIDLSAAESLPAVMERALHVLSELKAGAHPQSLGGKKLATRRGYFSVPVGLCHRIFVEATSLRPTQFVTHETYNRFV